aagtgaccccacGATGAAatcccaagcattctcgagaaatttaatgtcaaacttggtaagaatgctaaaagggagtgttattgtgttttcaacgaacgcgaaacgtcctttttaactgaaatatggataacttcaagttcaattttctctcgtggggtcagcttgagagcttaaatctcgataggatcttcttacctttattcaaaatattaccatgctgagaggtttttttggtaacttaatttttgccattattgctcaaatgttgtgcggaaatcatcttaacatCTCTGTTTACCACTTGCGCCCACCATCAACATCAACGTTTAGTTGCTCCCTACGATACTTTTCCTCTTTTCCCTTATTCCTCAAAACCCCTGGGagaccttgtttattattccatttttattttctgcaaAGTTGCTTCACAGTTTCAACGGAGAAATGACTGAAGTTCGGCTCATGAAGCCATTGGAAAGCGCTTTCTTGTCCCGAAGGAATTCCATTACCAGCTAATTGAAATCCACTAGTATCCCTAACGAACTCGACGGGATATCCCGCAGCACAGATAGAGTAGTAATATGAGGTTAACAATAagtaataataactttataattatagaaaggtgaggctaatgaaaccaacacatgattcacTGTTACTTCGAGGTttttaaatactgtctgatgagtgcgtaagcacgaaactcaAAGTAACAGTGAATcctgtgttggtttcattagcctcacctttctatgatttagctctacacttatgtgtattgagcactatttaacagtgttTCAGCCCTAATATTATTAACTTTATAACTAGTAATAATGATACAGTAACAATAAGAAGAGGTAATAATTAAGTTAGTTATCCATCACATCCTTATGACTACCCGAAGTTCAGGGGATAAACTGAAGAGGCCAGAATTCGAAGaacttttgaaattgaaaacgtAAGGAACCTTAAAGCAAGGACGAGGTCCCTGATAGGTAGaatgtcatctgaaaatgaaacttcgcgtttctgttCTGATTTCTGTATAAGTCcaagtcattacgcttgcaaaatgtgctCAACTATCGTAGAATTGAATTTGTATCAGCGGTAAGGAGATTAGAAGAAAAGAATGTGTATTTGTCGTCAAGTGCTCATGTTGTCCacataactgcaaaacattccatttcaagtgaaaaacgcacgtgcaaagcgtgcaaaacacCTGTTATTTTGTTaggtcaaatatgcaaatttttgacgttCTCGCCACATTCGTTGTGTTGGTTGCTTAATTAAGCtcccaggggcccgtttctcgaaagtcccgaaacttttagCGTGACAAactttctctttgtatcttgaAAGCGAAGGCGTTCCAAGACACGAAACTTTAAAGTTGTTTCAATCTTTCTTCCCTTCACATCAtgtgaaaagaccagctttacagaatgagcgggtcggagttttacggatggcttttcgggcccgaaaagttgtcgggactttcgagaaacgggcccctgatTCTTGGTTTGCGTGCACGTGATAAGGCGGACAtgcatgttggtgtacaaaactaCAGCAAAAAGTCgctcaaattttgcataatgaTAGAGTCAAATTCTCCAAAGACTTTTTTTCGCCATTGTTCTGTactccaacatggctgccgtgacgTCAGGTGCAAACCAAGAATACCACCAGTCAACCTCGCacccagggcttttctccgctGGCCTTTTCCTCGGCGaaaaaagccctgggaacgagtttGACCGGAAGTGCATGTTGCATCAAAATAAGTGATTTGATAGGTTTGTAATAATACGACGTGAAAACGTTTTTAGACCAGAGAAGGACTTCAAgggaaacaataataacataGGATTTTGTCAAGTTTAATTAGCTTCCaaactttatttttcgatCATACGGTGACCTTGACATTCTTACAGCCAACCTAAACGCAATATTCAGAATTCTGAATCTGTTGAAATCATACTTGAACAACTTTCAAGAGAATAAACAAACTAAAAGTCAGTGttaattcattttctttcaaatttcttcGTGCTTTCGTTCACAGTTCAACTATAATAATTCTGTCCTACTGTGGACTGGACCTCTGGCCAACTGGATTTGGATCTTTGCTGTTCAAATTACTCAAAAAAAGGCGTCGCCGTTCTGGCTATCTTGTTGAAAGATTTCCTTGTGCACGTATTTTTGCTTAAGGTTCAGACAATCGCAAGGTTTGTAATTCAAGATTCCCTCAAGAAGTTTTCGTCCGCTGGAAACCATGCTCCTATCGGCCAGAAAATTGATGACAATTACCAAGTTGTTGCCTGGAGATAGCACTTCAGCGGCGAATTTTACATGCTCCAGGACATgtacttgaaacaaaatatagTGCTTTGCGTAAACGTTGCATTCCCAGTGGAGAAATTTGCTTCTTCGGGACAAACGCCCGTGGCTAAACGACTTAAACGGCTCGTCTTCTTCGGTGACATCCACCAACAACTTGTCTCCTTCTTTTAACATTACTCCCACGTTCGCGCGCATGGCCTCGAGCACCAAACCATCGGTGGTAAAGATCTCCTTTGGAAACAATATCCCAGATATAATCTCATCTTCAAATTCTTCTCTGTTACAAGCTCTGACCTGCGGCCCAACCCGTTCTTGAACACCGTTGAGTTTCTTCAGGTCGAAAGTTGTTTGATTGATGTAATAAGCCAAAGTGTCTTGCTTGAAAAGCATTTGATCATAGAACAGTTCTTTCCGACGAGCATACAGCTGTTTCGGAGCGAAGAAAAACTCTCGGGTCACATTTGGATAGTTTTGGCGAATAAATTCTCGGTTGGCTTCGACCAGTCGGATTTGAAGATCATCTCGACGGAAATCGGGGTGGGCAAATTCCGCGTCACATACAGAGCTTCTGCCTTCGTTTACGATGGCGAAGGTTCGAAATCCGACAATGCGATCTTTGATAACTGCAACAAAAACGGAACGCTTTGGCTGAACTAACCAGTCATTGAATCTGTTAGGAGTGTAGTCGTGATCAGCCTCCGTTCTGTCATCGAAAGTTGCACGGGAAAGTTTCACAATAGCTGGAAGATCGTCTTCCAAGGCCGGCCgaattttcaagtgtttcattttgaatttctcgCCTCCTAGCAGAGAGTTGTTTAATTCCACGCCTGATAGAATGGAAGATAACCGAATTTGAACTTACTAAAGTTTTTATAAGAAATATGAGAGAAAAGCTTATTGAATTAGCACAATAGGCCCACGGTTCAATTGACCTAAGGTCACTCATCAGGTAATTACCTATCATGTATGAACAACATAAACAAGGGGAAAATTGCAAGACTTGTCTGTTCGGAAAAGTGCAAGCATGGGACCATGAAGCAGAGAATAAAACTCACATATCGCTTAATATTAGCGAGCCATTTAATATGGCATGAAAGTAATCGTgaaataacattttcaaattactCCTGAAGACTACATTAACTTGGAATGGTTCGAATTTAGTTTTACGGACACTTGAGCACTTAAGTAAACTTCTAGGAAGATAAAAGACTCACGTATAAAAAACATTTAGCTACAAATTACAAGATCAGAATTCTTATTTAAGTTCTTCTGTTTGTGGTTATGCCTTAGGggtcattttgaaaaaaaaaaaaaatttcaccggGTCTGATGACACGAAAAATATAAAACcaaaacacgaagaaaaaCTTTTCGCCGCAGTCAATCACCTCTTTTTGACACTAACCATAAATGATGTTTCCCGAGTACACATTTAGCAGATATACCGACCAAATATTACCCTTCTATTGTGACTTTGCGAGAATGTTAGATTTTTGGGTTTAGACAAATTTTGTCCCAGAAGTAGACCAGGACAATTGCCAGCTCCTTTATGCCCTTGAGGCCTAGTACACGTGCACGCAATTTTCATCTCTCGACTTAAAAGGTTTTTCAGCTTCTAGTAATTATAGCAGACATAGCATCTCTGGTTGAGTCAATTGTAATCGAGGAAGCCCTAGTTCATAAGCCCAGTGGTTTCAATTGAGGCCTCGCCACTTTCTGTTTTGTGTCATTCattctttctttgttattattactttgcTTTCTGCGtagcaaataaaaaatttaaaaaaaaaaatagaaaaatgtgaaaagtCTTGATGGTTAATCAGAGGTAAAGGTTACCCGCTCTTATTCTTGTACGTCGTCCGGCCAAGTCTTGGaaaggactgttgttgttgattgaCGTTTCCAAGGATTGACCAGAGTCACATATTTGGCATTCAATGAAAGATTTTGAGATGAACAAACTTTTGAGAGTCGCATTCATCTTGAAGTTTAGCTGTCAGTTTTTATTCTAGCCTTCTATTCATCGAAGGGTAGTGACTTCATCGCCAATCTCtattaaggtggctgaacacagtttttaagtgcctatgcctcattcaccattacttttaaactatttatggtttgggacccgttttttgcatgagtgaaggttaaccatagaagagtttattctcgcattttggttaaggtgtggtgctgtttccatggcaaccgggctggttaaaaacaaggcttaaaaaatggttttcgttcatttaaggaaaatccagtcattagattttcttcatcgtttgcccactacgaattgacatgaaatctcttctgtaaacattgttttaataaaattttaacagaggcgattttcgtaatttcttgtaaatcgttgtctgtagtattaaaaattccctctgttaaaattcaggtttttcgtgatagatcattcacttgggttctaaactaggttttggccaaatttcttgaaattctaatgactggatcgttagaaattggcaagtttctacgaaggcaatcggtctcaatttttcgagcaactgcgcatgcgctgcattcaactgggttcctcggtgggttgctcgagggttcctcaggttcatttcgtttgaaaacaaataatgtgtaaatcactttatacgtatttaactatttgttttgcctttgaaaagccgcgctggcttttacacaacactgctgaccgcgcggaaactgtgttcagccaccttaactAGAGGTAGCGTTGCAATCAGCGTTGCAACGTCCCCTGCCAAGGTAGTTTGCCGGGAAGGGGTAGGAAGGAGCAGCATTCCAGCCTCGTTCTCAGGGTCCTGTCTCACCATTCCGAACGATGTAATTAACGTACTCCGTGGTCGCTCGCGTGTGACGCGCAAAATCACGCGCGGGACGCGAAGGACTGGGTTCTCAGCAATGAATGAAAGCGGAAGAAGGTTCTGAAGGTTTTACCGAAGAGGAACTGCAAAATGTCAGATCCTTGCTCGTTTTCAGAACCAGAGGATTGCATATGCACTTATATAAAGTGGTTTGTTGATGTACTCTTCGACAAGCACATCCTCGACTGTCGCGCAGAGCTGGACTTCGAGGTGAAAGGAAATGGCGTCAAAAACTTGGTGAGAGGGTTTTGGGATTGTGATgaatttcaagataaaatCGCGAAATAACGAAGGATTGGCGAAGATTCTTGTGAACATAGAACCAACTAAGCCACACGAG
This portion of the Acropora palmata chromosome 13, jaAcrPala1.3, whole genome shotgun sequence genome encodes:
- the LOC141864197 gene encoding uncharacterized protein LOC141864197, with the translated sequence MKHLKIRPALEDDLPAIVKLSRATFDDRTEADHDYTPNRFNDWLVQPKRSVFVAVIKDRIVGFRTFAIVNEGRSSVCDAEFAHPDFRRDDLQIRLVEANREFIRQNYPNVTREFFFAPKQLYARRKELFYDQMLFKQDTLAYYINQTTFDLKKLNGVQERVGPQVRACNREEFEDEIISGILFPKEIFTTDGLVLEAMRANVGVMLKEGDKLLVDVTEEDEPFKSFSHGRLSRRSKFLHWECNVYAKHYILFQVHVLEHVKFAAEVLSPGNNLVIVINFLADRSMVSSGRKLLEGILNYKPCDCLNLKQKYVHKEIFQQDSQNGDAFF